The DNA region CGGGGTTGGAAAATGCCGGCATCGTCGAGATCGGGGACGGTTTGGGAATCGCCATGAAAGTGGAATCGCACAACCACCCCAGTGCGGTGGAACCCTACCAGGGCGCGGCGACTGGTGTGGGCGGAATTATCCGGGATATCTTCACCATGGGCGCACGACCCATTGCCTGCCTGAACAGCCTGCGGTTTGGCCCGTTGGAAGGGGATGGGGAGGCTGCCAAACGGAACCGTTACCTCTTCGACGGGGTCGTGAGGGGGATCGCCGGATACGGCAATTGCGTTGGCGTCCCGACGGTTGGCGGGGAAGTCTCGTTTCATCCGCGGTTCAACGGTCGGCCGCTTGTCAACGCCATGTGCATCGGGATCGTCGAATGCGACAAGGTCGCAACGGCAGGGGCAGAAGGTGTCGGCAACCCGGTCATCTACCTTGGATCAGCAACTGGGAAAGACGGGATCCACGGCGCGACGTTTGCCAGTGAGGAATTGGGGGAAGATAACCATGCCAAGCGACCAAATGTCCAAATCGGCGACCCATTTGCCGAGAAACAACTGATTGAAGCGACGCTCGAAGCGTTGCAGACCGGAGCCGTCCAGTCGATCCAAGACATGGGGGCGGCCGGGCTGACTTGCTCAACGATCGAAATGAGTGCAAAAGGCGGGGTGGGCATGGAGATCGACCTCGACCTCGTCCCCATGCGGGAAAGCGACATGAGCGGCTACGAGCTGATGCTGAGCGAGAGCCAAGAGAGGATGCTTGCCGTGGCTCACCATGGGCGGGAGCAAGAGGTCATCCGCGTTTTTGAAAAGTGGGGTGTCCACGCCAGGGTGATCGGCCATGTGACCGGCACCGGCCGGGTTGTGGTCCGCCGGCATGGTGAAATCGTCGCCGACGTAGAGGCCGTCCATTTGGCGGATATGTGCCCAACCTACACCATCGAGGGAATTGAGCCGGATCATTGCCGCACCGCCAAGGCGTTCGACATCTCCCAAATCCCCGTCCCGGGAGATTTGGGCGCAACCCTTGTGGAACTCGCCGGTTGGCCAGACCTTGCGGACAAGTCTTGGGTGTTCGGGCAATATGACTTCCAAGTGCAAACCCAGACCGCCCTTTGCCCTGGCGACGGCGATGCGGCCGTCTTGGCCCCCCGGGGAACGGCAAAGGGTCTCGCCGTTAAAATCGACGGCAATGGGCATTGGGTGCGCCAAAGCCCTTATGCCGGTGGGCAACTCGCCGTTTGCGAGGCCGCCCGGAATGTCGCCTGCGTTGGGGGAGTCCCAGCCGCCGCTACCGACGGATTGAACTACGGGTCGCCCGAAGATCCCGGCATCTATTGGACATTTGACCAAAGCGTCAAGGGGATCGCCGACGCATGCGAGGCGCTGGGAACCCCGGTTGTCAGCGGCAATGTCAGTTTCTATAACCACGGGGATCTGGGCGAGGTCTTGCCGACCCCGATGATCGGGATGCTCGGCATCTTGCCGGATGCGTCAAAGCGGTGCGGCTCAAAAGTCCACGGGCCGGGGGGCACCCTGTGCCTTCTGAGTTACACGCACCCCGAGGTGCCCCAACAGGGATTGGGGGCTTCTGCTTACCTGCGCGCCGTGCATGGGATTGAAGACGGCATCCCCGTCCCGCCGGTGCCCGCGTTGGAAAAGGTGCTCTGCCACACGCTCGCCGGCTGGATCAACCAAGGGCTCGTGGAAGCCGCCCACGACGTGAGCGAAGGGGGGTTGGGGTTCTGCGTGGCAGAAATGGTCGCAATCCCGGGATTTGGGGCCGAGATCGAATTGCCGAACCCCTACGGTTTCACCCGTTGCGACGCTTTGCTCTACGCAGAATTGCCAGGTTTTGTCGTGATTGCCGTCAAACCGGAGAACATCGGCCATCTTAGGGCCGCCTTACCATCGGATTTGAATCTAGCCGAACTGGGGCCGATCACGGATGGGGTGTTAAGATTCCGATACAATGGCGACGTGGTTGCGGAGACTGGCGCAAAGCAGTTTGCGATTCGGCACGCATCTTGCCTAGACGGATTGGTGCAGAGATAGCCGCGGGAGCCTGAGGGCGACCCCGACTGGGCGAAGAGGAATTATCGACATGAAATACACACGCTTGTGGATCATGGCCATGGTGGCTGGGATGGCGGTTTGCACATTCGCCGACTTGGCTCCGGCCTTTCAAATCGCCGAGGCGGGGAACCTCGCCGAAGGGGCTTTGCAGCAAACGCCTGACAAACTTCCCGCAGAAAATGTGGACGGCACAAAGGCCAACACCAAAACGCACAACGCCGCCGCAAAAATCATCAAGGAATTCAATGATGCTTCACAAGCAGACCTGATGGGGGCGGCCGTCCAGGCATTGGCCAAGTTCGAAGAACTCCATACCCAAGACCCCGTCTATCTACCCGCGATGACCTGGATCGGTTATTTGGCCACCGTCACGGGCAACCAAGTGCGATCCATCGAAGTTTTGGAAGCCATCCGGGGCAAGAGCAGCGACCAGAAGGTCAACTTGATGAACCTGCGCAACCTTTGCGCCGCCTATTACGCAACCCAGGATTACCGAAAGGCGGCTGGCGCCCTCGTCGAACTCGATTCGCAAGAACCAGGCAACCCGACGACCTTGTCGCTCCTTGGCAGCTCCTATGTGTTGGACAAGGATTACCGCAGCGCCATCGCACCTCTCGAATCGGCCGCCGGATACCTGGCAAACGATCCCGATTCCCTCCGCAATGTGCGGGTTGACCTTGGCATCTGCTACGCCCGCACAAACCAACAGGAAAATGCGATGGGCCTGTTTGATTCCATGTTGGACGATGGGGGGCTCACGGCGACCCAGTTGGGGTGGATGGGTTACATCTACCTGGAAAACAAGAAATACGGCCAAGCCATCAACGCGTTGGAACGCGCCAACAAGATGGATCCGACCAACGCCACGGTGGTCAACAACCTGGCAACGGCCTATATCGAGCGAGGCCAATCCGGTGACGAGGCAAAGGCGGTCAGCCTGTTCGAGACTTTGGCTGGAATGTCTTCTGGCAACCCGGTCGCCGACTACAACGTCGGCACCATTTATTTGAAGAAGGGCGAATATGCCAAGGCCAAGACCTACCTCTCCCGGGCGGCCAAAAGCAATGACCCTTATGCCCTCAACAATCTGGGCATGGCGCACGAAGGGCTCAAAGAAGACAAAGAGGCCCTGGCCGCGTACGCCAAGGCTAGCGACCTCCGGCCGGATGTCGTGGTCTTCTCCCGCAATGCCGGATTTGCCGCTGTCCGCGTCAAAGACGACAACTCTGCCGTCAAGTACCTTTCCCGAGCCTCGGCATCGGATAAATCTGCCGAAGTGCTGATCCCGCTGGCCGGCGTTTATAGCCGAACGGGACAAGGAACCAAGGCTCTTGATATCTGGACGATGCCGGAAGTGCGCGAAAAGCTGAAGGGGGACGCCGACTATTGGTTCAACCTTGGGTTGGCCCACGCCGGTGCCGGTCAGATGAAAGAAGCCGCAGCTGCCTACCGCCAAAGCCTGCTGATCAAGCCGGGCAACGGCGCGGTCCTCAACAATTTGGGCGCCCTTTTGTGGGATAGCGGGGACTACGCGGGCGCAAGGGATGCTTTTGAAAGGCAATCCAAGTTAGAGCCGGAAAACGAAACCGCCAAAATGAACATCGCTGCCTGCTACGTCAAAGAAGGCAACATCGATGGCGCAGTGGCGATTTGGCGCGATGTCGTCCGGGCCCATCCGGACCGCACCGACGTGCGGTTGGATCTTGCCGACGGGCTTTGGAACACCGGGGATACGCCAGGGGCGCGGTTCCATTACGCCACGGCCCTCAAATCCCAGCCCAACAACCCCCGGGCCTTGAACGGACTTGGGATGTGGGCACTGCTCCAAACCCAAAATGATGAAGCCGAAAGCTATTTCCGCAAAGCGGTTTCCGCCGACCGGAAGTTCATTCCCGCCTACCAAAACCTGGCCATCGTGTTGGAGCGCAAGAACAAATTGGCCGAGGCGGTCAAAACCTTGGAAGCCGCATTAAGCATGGACCCGGACAACGAGGCGGTCAAGCAACACCTTGCTCGGCTAAAATCGCTGTAGTGCGGATCCACACGATTGTCAACTCATTCCGCCCGGATGCTGTCCAAGCTGCCAAAGAGGCGCTGGAGGGGCTCCGGGCGGAGAATATCGAGTTTGGCGCAGACCGCGATTCCGCGTCTTTGCTTGGCGTGCAAGCTATCCCCCCGGAATCGTTGGGGGATGCGGATCTCATGGTTTCCTTCGGCGGCGATGGCACGTTGATCCGGGCCGCCCACCTGTGCGCGGAGCACGGGACTCCGATCCTGGGGGTCTACTTTGGACGGTTTGGGTTCGTCACCCAATGCATGCCCAGCGAAGTGGGGGCCGCCCTGAGCGCATTCTTAGACGGTCAGGCCCAGATCGAAGAGCGGATGATGGTGCAGACAGAGTTGCTGCGGGGGGATCGCAGCGTGGCCACCCTCCATTCGCTAAATGAAGCGGTCGTGCAACGTTCGGCGACCACCCGGATCCTGACCTTTGACGTCAAGTTGGATGGAGTCCGGCTCAGCCGTTACCCGGCCGACGGCGTCATGGTCAGTACACCGACGGGTTCCACCGCCTATAGCCTGAGCGCGGGCGGCCCGATCATCGACCCGTCCGTCGGTGCTCTCTTGATCACGGCGATCATGCCGCACACGTTGAGCGCCCGGCCGCTTGTCGCGCGCGATTCAGCGGTCATCGACATCCACATCGAAACCCGGGGGGATGCCGTCCTTAGCTGTGATGGGCAAAGCCGCTTGCACTTGTTGAGCGGCGATGCCGTCCGCATCACAAAATCTCCGCGCGTCACCCGGCTTGTCAGTGTGGATGAGCATGACTTTATGAGTAAGCTCGCCAACCGGTTCCAATGGAGCAAAAGCTCGCGACAGTAGCAATTCCCGCCCTCCGCATCTGTGGGGCGGCCGTCGAATTCCCGGTCCCAGGGGGTCGGATCAGGGCGGTCGACGATGTCGATCTAGAGGTGCAGCCGGGAGAGGCGATGGCCGTTGTCGGAGAATCCGGATGTGGCAAAACCACCCTTGCCCGGGCCGTTTTGGGGCTGCAGCCGTTGGCAGACGGGGAAATCCAAGTGGCGGGCCAAACTGTGCAGGGCAACCTGGCTGGCCAAGCCAAGCGGATCGGCATGGTGTGGCAGGACCCGTTCGCCAGCATTGAACCCAAATGGACGGTCCGCAAAATCTTGGAGGAACCTGTGCGGTTGGCGGGGCAACAGGCGGATATCGCCAAAATGATGGAGCAGGTTGGACTCGCCCCGGCACTCGCTGAGCGCTACCCCCATGAACTGAGCGGCGGCCAAAGGCAACGTGCGGCCATTGCCCGCGCCATCGCCCTCCGGCCTCCCCTCGTTATTTGTGACGAACCCACCGCTGCGCTCGACCTCAGCATCCAAGCGCAAATCCTTAACCTGCTCAAGGATCTCAAGGCAGAGACCGGTTGCGCCTTCCTTTACATCACGCACGACTTGCAAACCGTCCGGTACCTCGCCGACCGCGTGGCCGTGATGTACATGGGGCAAATTGTGGAGATCGGGCCGACCGAGGCCGTTTTCACCCACCCCAAACACCCGTACACCCAAGCGCTTTTGGCATCATCGCCAAGCCTGGAAAAACTAGGTCACATCCCCGACGCGCCGCTTGGAGAAATCCCAGAACCGACAGCGCAGATCGCCGGATGCCGGTTTGCCAGCCGGTGTCCTTTTGCCCAAGACGATTGCCAGCAGCCCCTTCCGGGATACGATCTTCCGGACGGCCACCGGGCCCTTTGCATCCACCCCAGGTGACGGCGATCCGGGACTTTCCCGGATCGTTTACCGGCGACTGGTATTGTTGATCTCTTAACAATTATGTCGGAAGGGATTACGCCACGCCGCGCGCTCGACGATGAGCGGAGGTTGATAGAGGTTGAACTGCTCGACATGGTCAACAAGTCAGTTGCCATGTTCAACCTGGCTGTCCGGTCGCTGCACCAACTCGACACAGGGATGGCCCGCCAAGCCTTGGGCCTCGACGACGAGATCGACCGGCTGGACCTTGAAATCGAAAGCAAGTGCCTCGACATCCTGGCGCTCCAGCAACCGATGGGAAGCGACCTGAGGGAAGTCGGCACCTGCCTCAAAATCATCACGGACATCGAGCGGGTCGGCGATTTAAGTGTCGATATCTCCAAAATCACCCTCAAGATTGACAAGGAGCTCGGGCGATCTGATTTTGTTGACCTGCCCCGGCTGGCCGTCGTCGTCACCCGGATGCTCAACGAGAGCGCGCAGATGTTCGCCCGGAAATCGGCCGATGGGCTCGACCAGATCGGCAAACTTGAGGACGAAGTGGACGAGATGTACCGGGAATTCCGTACGCAAACCCAGGAGTTCATGGTTGCCCATCCCGAACAAGTGGTTGCCGCCAGTTGGATGTTACTGGCCTTGCACCATATCGAGCGGGTAGCCGACCATGCGCTCAATATGGCCGAGAGGGTCCACTTCATGGTGACCGGCGAACTCCGGCAGATCGTTCCAGACGACCCAGACCGTGGATAACTCTGCGCCCTCTATCGGCTAGCCTGCGTCTGGAAGTGCATCCGATGGTGCCTTGGTTTATCGCCTATTACGCCTCCCCGATCACTGAGGGGCTCCACATTAGGACGGATTCCGTCCAAGCCCAACGGCAAGTCGGCATTCAAACGGTGGAGGTCACACACACTTCGGGGATCCACGCCCGCGACGGGGACAGGGTCACCATCCAGTATCGGTTCGTGGCCGCGGGCCGCGTTTTGGCCGACGCCGACCTGGTCGGCATGCCTTTCACGTTCACATTGGGGGATGGCACGGTGCCTGACCCCGTCGATGACTGCGCATGGGGTTTGCAGCTTTGGGCGCGGCGCCGCGCCAAAGTGGATGCCGCCCAACTCGGCCCGGGGTTTGCCGCCCGGTGGCCCGACATTCATGGCCAGGTCGAGTTTGAAGTCGTTGTTGTCGGCCTTGTGCGGCCCGGAATGCCCTAGGGCCGAGTAGAATCCCTGCCTATGGTGGAAGACCTCAGGGAGTTGTGGCGGTTCCGCGAACTCCTTTGGGCAATGGTGGAGCGGGACCTCCGCATCCGATACAAGAATTCCGCCCTCGGTTTTTTTTGGAGCCTTCTGAACCCGTTGGTGACCGTGCTGGTGATGTGGGCGGTGTTCACCTTTTTGCTCGGCAACCACACCAAGAGCTACGCAGCCTATATCTTGGCCGCCTATCTCCCATTCTTGTTTTTCAACATGAGCCTCATGGATTCGGCCCAGTCTGTCCTGGGGGCCTTGCCGGTGGTGAAAAAAGTCTACTTCCCCCGGGAGATCATGCCCCTTGCGAGCGTGATTAGCAACTTTGTCAATTTTTTGTTGACATTGGGCGTCTTCCTTGTATTCCTGTTTGGCGTGTGGGCTCTCAGTGGGTTCCAGGTCACCCCATATTCTTGGAAGCTTTTAGCGCTCCCCTTGCTGCTCGTCCCGTTCTTGAGCTTGGTCACCGGGCTCGCCCTGTTGGTCAGCGCCCTCAATGTCTTTTATGAGGATGTCAAATACATCCTCGGCGTTGTCCTCTACCTGATGTTCTTTGTCTGCCCAGTGATGTACTTTAGCGAGACGGTTAAGGCTTCGCTCGGCAAATATGCCAACGGCGACCTCCTCTACATGCTTTATCACCTGAACCCGCTGGCCACCATGCTGACGGCATTCCGCAAAGTCCTTGTGCCAGCGGGGGTGATCGATATCCCGCAAGCCGGCGGACAGGTGCCGCCTGACCCGTTCAACTACCCGATGGTGGCGGTGGCCAGCCTGGTCAGCTTCGCCGTCCTGATCTTCGGCTATTCCGTGTTCAACCGCATGAAGTGGAGGTTTGTCGAACGGCCATGAAATCCGGGGACGCCATTGCCATCAAAGATTTGCGGAAACAGTTCGTGCTCAGCCATTCCGGCGCCGCTTCACTCAAAACAGCCCTGCTTTGGTGGAAGAGGAAAAACATGGAAAAGCTCGAAGTGCTGCGCGGGCTCGACCTCACGATCCGTCATGGCGAATGCGTCGCCCTGGTGGGTAGGAACGGAGCAGGGAAATCAACCTTGCTCAGCCTGATCTCCAGGATCTACAAGCCGACATCGGGCAGCATCGCCGTAGATGGGCGCATCGCCCCCCTTCTCGAACTCGGCGCGGGGTTCCATCCAGACCTCACCGGGCTGGAAAACATCCTCTACAATGGGATGATCCTTGGCCTCACCCGGAAGGAGGCCACGGAACGCACCCCGGCCATCGTGGAGTTTGCCGAATTGCAATCCCATATCGACGCCCCGGTCCGCACTTATTCCAGCGGGATGCAAGCGCGGCTGGGCTTCAGCATCGCCGCCCATGTCGATGCCGATATCTTGATCGTCGACGAGGTTTTGGCGGTCGGGGATTATGCTTTTGAAAAGAAATGTTACGACTACATCGATTCGTTCCGGGCCAAAGGCGGAACGATTTTGTTCGTCAGTCATAACCCAGATTCAGTCCAGCGGGTTGCCGACCGAGTGGTTTGGATTTCTAAAGGTGAAGTTGAGCGGGATGGCCCGGTCGAAGAAGTCCTAGAGGCGTACCTCGCCGCTGGCGATAACCGCTAAGCATCATCAGGCAAAGGTGGCCCGGATATTCCCGTGCCCAATACCCGGAGCCAAAGCCGGGATCCTCTTGGTTTGAGCGCGATCCGGAGAAGGGCCCCGAGACGGTTGACCGCATAGCAAGCCCATTGGGCCGCCAGCCCGTGGTGGATCCGGAAATAGAGCTCCTTGCCGTAGTTGTAGCAGGCGACAGACCACCAGCGGTTTTCTTTGGACGACACGCCCAACTCATGGGTAAAAACCGCCATTGGATCATAGACGATTTTCCCCATGCGGGAGAGCCGGAGGCAAAGTTCGGTGTCTTCACAATAGAGGAAGAACCGCTCATCAAAGCGGGCGACCGGCCTCATCATCAGGCATGCTCCCATCACTTGAGCCACATGGAACGGCCCCCCAGAACCCCCGACCAAGCGCGCTGAAAGGTAGTACGGGTTGAACACCCGGGATTTGGGGAACAGCCGGTAAGTTAATAGCTGCTCGCAGACAACAACCCACAGGGTCAGCCGGCTGCATGCCGATTCTTGCAAGCTGCCGTCGGGGTTGAGCAGCCTCCCGCCGGCGGCGACGACACTGGGGTCTTTGAACGCCTCGGCGAGTTTCGCCACCGCGCCGGGCTCCGGGACGCAATCAGAATTCAACAGAAGGGCAAGATCGCCGGTCATGGCATCTAGCGCCTGGTTGTTGGCCGCGCCAAAACCCCGGTTCCGCGTATTGATGATGAGTTTGACCCCCGGGTGCCTTTCTTTGACCAACTCGACCGTCTTGTCGCGGCTCGCATTGTCCACGACGATCACTTCGTGTGCTTGCCCCTCCAGGGCCTCCAGGGCCGCAAGGACGTGGCCCGCCGTGTTGTAGCTGACCAAGATGACGGAGACTTTCTTAGCGTGTTCTGCTCCGCCCACATCCGGATTATGACCGTTTGGCGAACTTTCAGCCTAAATTGAAAATTCGCGCCGGATCGAGGTGTAGAATCAAATGACGATGGCGGCAACGGTCAGCCCGGGAGTTTCGATCGATTCGATCGCGGAAAAGGTATTTGGGGGTGTGCGCATCACGCCGGAAGATGCGCTGTTCTTGTTCAACCACCCCAACCTCAATGATCTGGCCACCTTGGCCAACCACCGCCGCGAACAAGCGACCGACCCCGATACCGTCACCTACATCGTCGGCAGGATTCTCAACTACACGAACGTGTGTTGGGTGCGTTGCAAATTCTGCGCGTTCTACCGGGTTCCGGGCAATGAGGAAGGCTACACGCTCAGCGAGCAGGAAATCCTCGACAAAGTCCAAGACACCGTGGACAGGGGCGGGGTTGAAATCCTTTTTCAAGGCGGTCTCAACCCCAAGCTTAAGATCGACTACTACGAAGAGATCTTTGGCAAGGTCATGGCCAAATTCCCCGACGTGATTTTGCACGCCCTCAGCCCGGCAGAAATCATCTATATCGCCCACATCAGCAAGCTGACCTTGGAAGACTGCCTTAAGCGGCTTCATGCCGCCGGACTGCATTCAATCCCAGGAGCCGGGGGCGAGATCTTGGTCGACCGCGTCCGCAAAATCATTGCCCCGTACAAAGACACCACCGACGAGTGGCTGGCCTGTATGCGCACCGCTTCAAAGCTTGGCATCAAGAGCACGGCCAGCATGATGTTCGGCCATGTCGAAACTTTGGAAGACCGCGTCGAACACCTTGGGCGGATCCGCGACCTCCAGGACGAGTGCCAACCGTTCCGGGCATTTGTCACTTGGAGCTTCCAACCGGAAGAAACCAATCTGCCCATCCCCCACAAGGCATCTTCGTTCGATTACCTCCGGACGGTCGCGGTCAGCCGCATCTTCCTCGATAATTTTGCCAACATGCAGCTCTCGATCCTCACCCAGGGGCCCCGCATCGCCCAATTGGCGCTGGGTTATGGCGCCAACGATTTTGGGTCGACCATGATCGAAGAAAATGTCGTCAGTGCGGCGGGAAATAAGTTCATTCTAAGTGCCGAAGAATTCGAACGGCTCATCCGAGACGCCGGATACACCCCCAAGCGGCGCAACACCCGGTACGAACTGGTGTAAACCAACACCGGTGATCCCCGCGGGGAATTTTTGACATTTGCCTGGCAAGGGCGGCATACTGCCCCCCATGCCGAGCCCAGCCATGACGGCCGATGAAAAACGCGGCCTCTCCCGGGTGATTGCCGCAAGTTCGGCCGGGACGCTGATTGAGTGGTACGACTTCTACATCTTTGGGTCTCTTGCGGCGACCTTTGGGGCGCATTTCTTTCCCAGTAATGGGGACGAAACGGCGGCACTGCTCAAAGCCTTTGCCACATTTGCCGTTGGGTTTGTGGTTCGGCCGTTCGGCGCGTTCTTTTTCGGGCGGCTAGGGGACTTGGTCGGCCGGAAGTATACGTTTTTGCTCACGCTGCTCCTGATGGGTGGTTCAACGTTTGCAATCGGGATTTTGCCAACCTACGGACAAATCGGGGTAGCTGCAACGGCCTTGCTGGTCCTGCTCCGAGCCGTCCAGGGCCTCGCCCTTGGCGGGGAATATGGCGGGGCTGCAACCTATGTGGCGGAGCATTCCCCGGTCGGGCGCCGGGGATTCTATACGAGTTTCATCCAAACGACCGCAACCCTCGGATTGTTTGTCTCGATCATCGTCATCTTGCTCTGCCGGAACGCCGTCGGCAAAGACGCCTTTGAAGACTGGGGCTGGAGAATCCCCTTCCTCCTCTCGTCCGTGCTGGTGGTTTTTAGCTACCTAATCAGGCGGAATATGGAAGAATCGCCTGAGTTCGCGGAAATGAAGGCGGGCGGCAAGACGAGCAAAAACCCGTTGAAAGAAGCGTTTGGGAACACGGAGAACCTGCGCTGGGTGCTGCTCGCCCTTTTTGGGGCAACAGCGGGGCAGGGGGTGGTTTGGTACACGGCCCAGTTTTATGCCCTTTCGTTCATGCAAGACACACTAAAGGTCGACAAGGGCGTTGCCGGAACTGTCATGTTGGTGGCCCTGGCTTTGGCGACCCCGTTCTTTATCTTGTTCGGTTCACTTTCGGACCGTGTCGGCCGTAAAAAAGTGATGATGGCCGGCATGGTTTTGGGGGCGGTTGGGTTTATCCCGATGTTCAATCTGCTCACCGTGGCGGCCGGCTACGATGCGGCAACAAAGTCGTCATCCAACCCCAACGTCCCGATGCTGGTCGCCGTGGTCTTTGTGATGGTCTTGTTCGTGACCATGGTTTATGGCCCGATAGCCGCTTTCTTGATCGAACTCTTCCCAACCCGCATCCGGTACACATCCATGAGCGTGCCTTACCACATCGGGAACGGCATTTTTGGGGGACTGGTGCCCTTTGTCAGCACCGCCCTTGTCGCCTCTAGTGGGAACCTCTTTGCTGGGCTTTGGTACCCGGTGGGGGTGGCGGCCGCGACATTCGTCATCGGATCCCTAT from Armatimonadota bacterium includes:
- a CDS encoding tetratricopeptide repeat protein; protein product: MKYTRLWIMAMVAGMAVCTFADLAPAFQIAEAGNLAEGALQQTPDKLPAENVDGTKANTKTHNAAAKIIKEFNDASQADLMGAAVQALAKFEELHTQDPVYLPAMTWIGYLATVTGNQVRSIEVLEAIRGKSSDQKVNLMNLRNLCAAYYATQDYRKAAGALVELDSQEPGNPTTLSLLGSSYVLDKDYRSAIAPLESAAGYLANDPDSLRNVRVDLGICYARTNQQENAMGLFDSMLDDGGLTATQLGWMGYIYLENKKYGQAINALERANKMDPTNATVVNNLATAYIERGQSGDEAKAVSLFETLAGMSSGNPVADYNVGTIYLKKGEYAKAKTYLSRAAKSNDPYALNNLGMAHEGLKEDKEALAAYAKASDLRPDVVVFSRNAGFAAVRVKDDNSAVKYLSRASASDKSAEVLIPLAGVYSRTGQGTKALDIWTMPEVREKLKGDADYWFNLGLAHAGAGQMKEAAAAYRQSLLIKPGNGAVLNNLGALLWDSGDYAGARDAFERQSKLEPENETAKMNIAACYVKEGNIDGAVAIWRDVVRAHPDRTDVRLDLADGLWNTGDTPGARFHYATALKSQPNNPRALNGLGMWALLQTQNDEAESYFRKAVSADRKFIPAYQNLAIVLERKNKLAEAVKTLEAALSMDPDNEAVKQHLARLKSL
- the purL gene encoding phosphoribosylformylglycinamidine synthase subunit PurL; amino-acid sequence: MAAMAPDVYRSMGLRDSEFERIVGLMGREPSLTETGMFAVMWSEHCGYKYSRPILRYFAEYKKAMDGAGLENAGIVEIGDGLGIAMKVESHNHPSAVEPYQGAATGVGGIIRDIFTMGARPIACLNSLRFGPLEGDGEAAKRNRYLFDGVVRGIAGYGNCVGVPTVGGEVSFHPRFNGRPLVNAMCIGIVECDKVATAGAEGVGNPVIYLGSATGKDGIHGATFASEELGEDNHAKRPNVQIGDPFAEKQLIEATLEALQTGAVQSIQDMGAAGLTCSTIEMSAKGGVGMEIDLDLVPMRESDMSGYELMLSESQERMLAVAHHGREQEVIRVFEKWGVHARVIGHVTGTGRVVVRRHGEIVADVEAVHLADMCPTYTIEGIEPDHCRTAKAFDISQIPVPGDLGATLVELAGWPDLADKSWVFGQYDFQVQTQTALCPGDGDAAVLAPRGTAKGLAVKIDGNGHWVRQSPYAGGQLAVCEAARNVACVGGVPAAATDGLNYGSPEDPGIYWTFDQSVKGIADACEALGTPVVSGNVSFYNHGDLGEVLPTPMIGMLGILPDASKRCGSKVHGPGGTLCLLSYTHPEVPQQGLGASAYLRAVHGIEDGIPVPPVPALEKVLCHTLAGWINQGLVEAAHDVSEGGLGFCVAEMVAIPGFGAEIELPNPYGFTRCDALLYAELPGFVVIAVKPENIGHLRAALPSDLNLAELGPITDGVLRFRYNGDVVAETGAKQFAIRHASCLDGLVQR
- a CDS encoding ABC transporter ATP-binding protein; translation: MEQKLATVAIPALRICGAAVEFPVPGGRIRAVDDVDLEVQPGEAMAVVGESGCGKTTLARAVLGLQPLADGEIQVAGQTVQGNLAGQAKRIGMVWQDPFASIEPKWTVRKILEEPVRLAGQQADIAKMMEQVGLAPALAERYPHELSGGQRQRAAIARAIALRPPLVICDEPTAALDLSIQAQILNLLKDLKAETGCAFLYITHDLQTVRYLADRVAVMYMGQIVEIGPTEAVFTHPKHPYTQALLASSPSLEKLGHIPDAPLGEIPEPTAQIAGCRFASRCPFAQDDCQQPLPGYDLPDGHRALCIHPR
- a CDS encoding NAD(+)/NADH kinase, which gives rise to MRIHTIVNSFRPDAVQAAKEALEGLRAENIEFGADRDSASLLGVQAIPPESLGDADLMVSFGGDGTLIRAAHLCAEHGTPILGVYFGRFGFVTQCMPSEVGAALSAFLDGQAQIEERMMVQTELLRGDRSVATLHSLNEAVVQRSATTRILTFDVKLDGVRLSRYPADGVMVSTPTGSTAYSLSAGGPIIDPSVGALLITAIMPHTLSARPLVARDSAVIDIHIETRGDAVLSCDGQSRLHLLSGDAVRITKSPRVTRLVSVDEHDFMSKLANRFQWSKSSRQ
- the phoU gene encoding phosphate signaling complex protein PhoU; its protein translation is MSEGITPRRALDDERRLIEVELLDMVNKSVAMFNLAVRSLHQLDTGMARQALGLDDEIDRLDLEIESKCLDILALQQPMGSDLREVGTCLKIITDIERVGDLSVDISKITLKIDKELGRSDFVDLPRLAVVVTRMLNESAQMFARKSADGLDQIGKLEDEVDEMYREFRTQTQEFMVAHPEQVVAASWMLLALHHIERVADHALNMAERVHFMVTGELRQIVPDDPDRG
- a CDS encoding glycosyltransferase family 2 protein, whose product is MGGAEHAKKVSVILVSYNTAGHVLAALEALEGQAHEVIVVDNASRDKTVELVKERHPGVKLIINTRNRGFGAANNQALDAMTGDLALLLNSDCVPEPGAVAKLAEAFKDPSVVAAGGRLLNPDGSLQESACSRLTLWVVVCEQLLTYRLFPKSRVFNPYYLSARLVGGSGGPFHVAQVMGACLMMRPVARFDERFFLYCEDTELCLRLSRMGKIVYDPMAVFTHELGVSSKENRWWSVACYNYGKELYFRIHHGLAAQWACYAVNRLGALLRIALKPRGSRLWLRVLGTGISGPPLPDDA
- a CDS encoding ABC transporter permease: MVEDLRELWRFRELLWAMVERDLRIRYKNSALGFFWSLLNPLVTVLVMWAVFTFLLGNHTKSYAAYILAAYLPFLFFNMSLMDSAQSVLGALPVVKKVYFPREIMPLASVISNFVNFLLTLGVFLVFLFGVWALSGFQVTPYSWKLLALPLLLVPFLSLVTGLALLVSALNVFYEDVKYILGVVLYLMFFVCPVMYFSETVKASLGKYANGDLLYMLYHLNPLATMLTAFRKVLVPAGVIDIPQAGGQVPPDPFNYPMVAVASLVSFAVLIFGYSVFNRMKWRFVERP
- a CDS encoding ABC transporter ATP-binding protein, which gives rise to MKSGDAIAIKDLRKQFVLSHSGAASLKTALLWWKRKNMEKLEVLRGLDLTIRHGECVALVGRNGAGKSTLLSLISRIYKPTSGSIAVDGRIAPLLELGAGFHPDLTGLENILYNGMILGLTRKEATERTPAIVEFAELQSHIDAPVRTYSSGMQARLGFSIAAHVDADILIVDEVLAVGDYAFEKKCYDYIDSFRAKGGTILFVSHNPDSVQRVADRVVWISKGEVERDGPVEEVLEAYLAAGDNR